The proteins below are encoded in one region of Apium graveolens cultivar Ventura chromosome 4, ASM990537v1, whole genome shotgun sequence:
- the LOC141720583 gene encoding deSI-like protein At4g17486: protein MGVESSSGDSSSNNNESEVILNIYDLTPVNNYVAWFGFGIFHSGIEVYGMEYGFGAHEYPISGVFEVEPKSCPGFIYRCSVPLGHIDMPPSEFRQFIETVASEYHGDTYHLISKNCNHFTDDMSTRLTGKNIPGWVNRLAKLGAFCNCLLPESLQETTVKQLPEYHSCADEDVSGSPSINMSQELSDSEDSDKDNKQLLSPLSRNGEVAFIKEVQR from the exons ATGGGGGTAGAGAGTTCCAGTGGTGATTCAAGCAGCAACAACAATGAATCAGAAgttatattgaatatatatgatCTTACTCCTGTTAATAATTATGTTGCTTGGTTTGGCTTTGGTATATTTCATTCTGGCATTGAGG TCTATGGTATGGAATATGGATTTGGAGCTCATGAGTATCCCATTAGTGGAGTATTTGAAGTGGAACCAAAGAGCTGTCCAGGGTTCATTTACAGATGTTCTGTCCCATTGGGTCATATAGACATGCCTCCCTCAGAATTCCGGCAATTTATTGAGACTGTAGCGTCTGAATATCATGGTGATACATATCACCTTATTTCCAAGAATTGCAACCATTTTACTGATGATATGTCCACAAGACTAACTGGAAAAAATATTCCTGGGTGGGTGAATCGGCTTGCAAAGTTAG GTGCTTTTTGCAATTGTTTGCTCCCAGAAAGTCTTCAAGAAACAACAGTAAAACAGTTGCCCGAGTACCATTCTTGTGCAG ATGAAGATGTGAGTGGGTCTCCTTCAATCAACATGTCCCAGGAATTATCAGATAGTGAAGATTCAGATAAAGACAATAAGCAATTGTTGTCGCCATTATCAAGAAACGGAGAAGTAGCATTTATTAAAGAGGTCCAGAGGTGA